One stretch of Commensalibacter melissae DNA includes these proteins:
- the tyrS gene encoding tyrosine--tRNA ligase, whose translation MTPKSSFIQEAQARGFIFQATDLKSLDERMAKGSISGYIGFDPTADSLHVGSLVQLMLLRLLQKHGHQPVALVGGGTAQIGDPSFREEARSLMNQGTIDRNLDGIVQNIHQILQFGSGENKTITVDNAEWLKKLSYIDLLRDVGIHFSVNRMLSFDSVKTRLEREQGLSFLEFNYSILQSYDFRELNRRYGTVLQMGGSDQWGNIVSGVELVRRMEGKQVFGLTAPLLTTSSGAKMGKTAKGAIWLNKEKCSVFDFWQFWRNTEDQDVGRFLKLFTDLSIQECERLAALQGAEINEAKKMLATEVTAICHGRSEAEAAQKAARDIFEQGKLAQDGLPEIVLPTEMLQQGVPVFRLFVLGKLVNSNAEARRLIRGGGARINDEKISDEGQIITDDALCDGVIKLSSGRKNHILIRCR comes from the coding sequence ATGACCCCAAAAAGTTCGTTTATACAGGAAGCACAGGCACGAGGATTTATTTTTCAGGCGACTGATCTGAAAAGCCTGGATGAGCGTATGGCAAAAGGTTCTATTTCTGGATATATCGGATTTGATCCAACAGCTGACAGTTTGCATGTCGGGTCTTTGGTACAGCTGATGCTGTTGCGTTTATTGCAAAAACATGGACATCAGCCCGTTGCTTTAGTTGGTGGTGGAACAGCCCAAATCGGAGACCCCTCTTTCCGGGAAGAGGCACGCAGCTTGATGAATCAGGGTACAATTGACCGGAATTTAGATGGGATTGTCCAGAATATTCATCAAATTTTACAATTTGGATCAGGCGAAAACAAAACAATTACGGTTGATAATGCAGAATGGCTGAAAAAGCTTTCCTACATTGACTTGCTAAGGGATGTTGGCATTCATTTTTCAGTTAACCGTATGTTATCCTTTGACAGTGTTAAAACACGTTTGGAAAGAGAACAAGGGTTATCATTTCTTGAATTTAACTATTCCATTTTGCAATCATATGATTTTCGCGAATTAAATCGTCGTTATGGAACTGTTTTACAGATGGGTGGTTCAGATCAATGGGGAAATATTGTATCTGGTGTAGAACTTGTACGTCGAATGGAGGGAAAACAGGTATTTGGATTAACAGCCCCCTTATTGACAACAAGTTCAGGGGCCAAGATGGGGAAAACAGCCAAAGGAGCCATTTGGCTTAACAAGGAGAAATGTTCGGTTTTTGATTTCTGGCAATTTTGGCGTAATACGGAAGACCAGGATGTTGGTCGTTTTCTTAAACTTTTCACAGATCTTTCCATTCAGGAATGTGAACGTTTAGCCGCTTTGCAAGGAGCGGAAATAAACGAGGCGAAAAAAATGCTGGCAACAGAAGTGACCGCAATTTGTCATGGTCGTAGTGAAGCAGAAGCTGCACAGAAGGCGGCTAGAGACATATTTGAGCAGGGTAAACTGGCTCAAGACGGATTACCCGAAATAGTCTTGCCCACCGAAATGCTACAACAGGGTGTTCCTGTTTTTCGTTTATTTGTTCTTGGAAAGTTAGTGAATAGTAATGCGGAAGCCAGAAGATTAATTCGAGGGGGTGGAGCAAGAATTAATGATGAAAAAATTAGTGATGAGGGACAAATTATTACTGATGATGCGTTATGTGATGGGGTTATTAAGCTGTCATCAGGTCGTAAAAATCATATATTGATACGTTGTCGATAG
- the pabB gene encoding aminodeoxychorismate synthase component I, with amino-acid sequence MKLQFDFLNYPYNFENVLRIIQTRQLDKVLSCIQEIEEWVGKGYYAAGFITYEAASAFRSYLITHPPEKMPLLWFGIFEKPIKRKFKPQSKKIDFGLMNWQPDCSWHEYQQAIAAVKNHIADGDTYQVNYTLRMGTDFQEDPYEFYLHMLQAQQSSYSAYLDIGLFQILSASPELFFQVKERKITAKPMKGTAPRGLILTEDLENGKILNNEKNRAENLMIVDLLRNDLGQIAEQGSVKVSSLFDKEKYPTVWQLTSEITARLKEKTTLLDIFRALFPCGSITGAPKANTMKIIRKLEKQPREVYCGAIGIVTPDQEAIFSVPIRTLVVQNKKAVYGVGGGITWDSTSKDEYREVIHKIQVLYDRRIPDHLLESVLLENGCYFLLPLHLDRLKKSAEYFDFSFNQAELLKSLQHLSCQYERGCWKVRILLDQKGLIQIEINAIQSLHHDLIARWAKEPVLSDNMFLYHKTTKRDFYPSVTLDCEQLLFNERDEVTEFVNGNILLCKGGKWVTPPVSSGLLRGTMCQYLLDQGMATEQVIYKQDIQVGSQIAFINSVRKWRKVIWKNSLND; translated from the coding sequence ATGAAATTACAGTTTGATTTTTTAAACTATCCTTACAATTTCGAAAATGTTTTGAGGATTATACAAACACGTCAGTTGGATAAGGTTTTATCCTGTATACAGGAAATAGAGGAATGGGTAGGAAAAGGATATTATGCAGCAGGATTTATAACGTATGAAGCCGCGTCTGCCTTTCGTTCTTATTTGATAACGCATCCTCCTGAAAAAATGCCATTGTTATGGTTTGGTATTTTTGAAAAACCGATAAAAAGAAAATTCAAACCACAATCTAAAAAAATTGATTTTGGATTAATGAATTGGCAACCTGATTGTTCATGGCATGAATATCAACAAGCTATTGCAGCTGTTAAAAATCATATCGCTGACGGTGATACCTATCAGGTGAATTATACACTGAGAATGGGAACGGATTTCCAGGAAGACCCATATGAGTTCTATCTGCATATGTTGCAGGCCCAACAATCAAGTTATAGTGCATATCTGGATATTGGATTGTTTCAAATTCTTTCGGCATCTCCGGAATTGTTTTTTCAGGTAAAAGAAAGGAAAATTACTGCTAAACCGATGAAAGGAACAGCCCCAAGGGGATTAATCTTAACGGAAGACCTTGAAAACGGGAAAATATTGAATAATGAAAAAAATCGTGCTGAAAATTTGATGATTGTTGACTTGCTGCGTAACGATTTGGGACAAATTGCAGAGCAGGGAAGTGTGAAGGTTTCATCTTTGTTCGATAAAGAAAAATATCCTACAGTTTGGCAACTCACTTCAGAAATAACTGCACGATTAAAGGAAAAAACAACATTATTGGATATTTTTAGGGCGTTATTTCCATGTGGTTCTATAACTGGTGCACCGAAAGCAAATACAATGAAAATTATTCGAAAGCTTGAAAAACAGCCGCGTGAAGTTTATTGTGGTGCTATTGGGATAGTAACCCCTGATCAAGAAGCGATATTTTCCGTTCCTATTCGAACGTTGGTTGTCCAAAATAAAAAAGCTGTATATGGTGTTGGAGGAGGAATAACTTGGGATTCCACTTCCAAGGATGAATATCGTGAGGTTATTCATAAAATACAGGTTTTGTATGATCGCCGGATACCCGATCATTTACTTGAATCAGTCTTGCTAGAGAATGGATGTTATTTTCTTTTACCTTTACATCTGGACCGGCTGAAAAAATCGGCTGAATATTTTGATTTTTCCTTTAACCAGGCAGAATTGTTAAAAAGCCTGCAACATCTCTCCTGTCAATATGAACGAGGATGCTGGAAGGTAAGAATATTGTTAGATCAAAAAGGGTTAATTCAGATAGAAATTAATGCTATTCAGTCTTTACATCACGATTTGATCGCAAGATGGGCGAAAGAACCTGTTTTGTCAGATAATATGTTTCTATACCACAAAACGACAAAAAGGGATTTTTATCCTTCTGTTACATTGGATTGTGAACAATTACTTTTTAATGAGAGAGATGAAGTTACAGAATTTGTCAATGGAAATATTCTTTTGTGTAAAGGGGGGAAATGGGTTACGCCACCTGTCTCTTCTGGCCTCTTGAGAGGAACGATGTGTCAATATCTGTTGGATCAGGGCATGGCGACAGAACAGGTGATTTATAAACAGGATATACAGGTAGGAAGTCAGATCGCTTTTATAAACAGTGTTCGTAAATGGCGTAAAGTGATCTGGAAAAATTCGTTAAACGATTAA
- a CDS encoding mechanosensitive ion channel family protein, which translates to MQQHIIDFLQQHGFKFNQFTLFLTAVSIIILTAAIVHVILHRIVLVRLVQFAQKSTRLWSKVVTENQLFSRMAFTVQGLIVILQTTFWVHQGVKTLVFLMIAAKVWVLVCALLSIFSFLDIVLKFASKLDIAARLPLGGIFQGFKLLAALLFGIFILSVLIDKSPLILISGLGAMAAVIMLVFKDSILGLSAGVQLSANNMMRVNDWIQMPKYGADGIVMDIGLTTVKVRNFDNTITMIPTYALVSDSFTNWRGMQESGGRRIKRSVYIDVTTVHYITPEEKEKILESKLLQPFANSEKYKDRVDHKEFIMDLGKYLSKGQSITNLGLYRIYLDLYLKNHPRILNQMTYMVRQMAPDATGLLPLEIYGFSNTVVWKDYEAIQSEIFEHAYAVIEEFSLSAYQNPSGNSSSVTVYQGNAA; encoded by the coding sequence ATGCAACAACATATTATAGATTTTTTACAGCAACATGGTTTTAAATTTAATCAGTTTACTTTGTTTTTAACAGCTGTATCTATTATCATCCTTACGGCGGCCATTGTTCATGTGATTTTACATCGGATTGTGTTGGTCCGATTGGTTCAATTTGCACAAAAAAGCACGCGACTATGGAGCAAGGTCGTTACAGAGAATCAGTTATTTAGCCGTATGGCTTTTACTGTGCAGGGGTTGATTGTCATACTGCAGACCACTTTTTGGGTGCATCAGGGTGTGAAAACGCTAGTTTTTCTTATGATTGCCGCAAAAGTTTGGGTATTGGTCTGTGCACTTCTGTCAATATTTTCATTTCTGGATATTGTTTTAAAATTTGCAAGTAAGCTGGATATAGCGGCACGGCTTCCGCTTGGAGGTATATTTCAAGGATTTAAATTATTGGCCGCACTGCTTTTTGGTATTTTTATTCTTTCCGTACTAATTGACAAATCGCCACTTATCCTGATCAGTGGACTGGGAGCCATGGCAGCTGTCATCATGTTGGTTTTTAAGGATTCCATTCTGGGCTTATCAGCGGGAGTTCAGTTATCTGCAAATAATATGATGCGTGTAAATGACTGGATCCAAATGCCCAAATATGGTGCGGATGGAATTGTAATGGATATTGGTTTGACAACTGTCAAGGTTCGCAATTTTGATAATACAATTACGATGATTCCTACCTATGCGCTTGTTTCCGATTCTTTTACCAATTGGCGTGGAATGCAGGAATCTGGCGGTAGACGGATCAAACGTTCTGTGTATATTGATGTTACAACCGTTCATTATATAACACCTGAGGAAAAGGAAAAAATATTAGAAAGCAAGTTGCTTCAACCCTTTGCAAATTCAGAAAAATATAAGGACAGGGTTGATCATAAAGAATTCATTATGGATTTAGGCAAATATTTATCCAAAGGCCAGTCAATCACAAATCTGGGTCTTTACCGTATCTATTTGGATTTATATTTGAAAAATCATCCTCGTATTCTTAATCAGATGACCTATATGGTGCGACAGATGGCCCCCGATGCAACAGGATTGTTACCGTTGGAGATTTATGGATTTAGCAATACAGTTGTCTGGAAGGATTACGAAGCCATTCAATCGGAAATTTTTGAACATGCCTATGCGGTTATTGAGGAGTTTTCATTAAGTGCATATCAAAATCCATCTGGAAACAGTTCTTCTGTGACAGTTTATCAGGGAAATGCTGCATAA
- a CDS encoding energy transducer TonB family protein, with product MKTSTITDKISFTEWQANRNDLRSKENRYIIIVSFIVSLLILIFPFFLFYNNSSVPNKPVVTESNALVLDLSPNRTETPTSPLLNKPTTLAKTEPLTPIQKLLPKFPVSNILPDIPRIEKFSKLKIKQPSQHIIPQHTSQSGSNSTSTSKNNNTDHPPEKDQNAQVIHTSSTSANWQGMVLNKFERFKHYPPEAQADNLEGTAILHITINRQGIILTSSLAKSSGYLILDREVLTLSHRVKKLPPPPDDIQGLLINLDIPIEFHIKQ from the coding sequence ATGAAAACCTCCACGATTACTGACAAAATTTCCTTTACAGAATGGCAAGCCAATCGAAATGATCTCAGATCTAAAGAAAACCGTTATATAATAATTGTTTCCTTTATCGTCTCTTTATTAATTCTTATTTTTCCTTTTTTTCTTTTTTACAATAATTCTTCAGTTCCCAACAAACCCGTTGTTACTGAAAGCAATGCTCTTGTACTTGACTTATCCCCCAATCGAACAGAAACTCCGACTTCACCATTATTGAATAAACCTACAACACTTGCCAAAACAGAACCCTTGACACCCATTCAAAAATTATTGCCAAAATTTCCTGTCTCAAATATTCTACCTGATATACCAAGAATAGAAAAATTCTCTAAACTCAAAATAAAGCAACCTTCCCAACATATTATTCCACAACATACTTCTCAATCTGGATCAAATTCAACATCCACATCAAAAAATAATAATACCGATCATCCACCAGAAAAGGATCAAAACGCACAAGTCATACACACTTCTTCAACATCCGCTAACTGGCAGGGAATGGTTTTAAATAAATTCGAACGTTTCAAACATTACCCGCCCGAAGCTCAAGCTGATAACCTAGAGGGAACCGCCATTTTGCACATTACCATAAATCGCCAGGGAATCATCCTAACAAGCAGTCTTGCAAAAAGTTCCGGATATTTGATTTTGGATCGAGAAGTCCTTACTTTATCCCACCGCGTTAAAAAACTTCCTCCTCCACCCGATGATATCCAAGGTTTACTAATTAATTTGGATATTCCTATAGAATTTCATATAAAACAATAA
- a CDS encoding biopolymer transporter ExbD, with protein MIRMRHADNDSKEICDINVTPFIDVVLVLLIIFMITAPLTTVKIPVTLPYSSSKNMEQPNHPVYLTLKTDHTLTLNDKTILLKDINPSINTATNGNKEEHIFLYADTKIDYGSFIMVMDQLRAAGYHKISLVNLQNKQ; from the coding sequence ATGATCCGTATGCGTCATGCTGATAACGATTCAAAAGAAATATGCGATATCAATGTCACACCATTTATTGACGTGGTTTTGGTTCTCCTAATTATCTTTATGATTACCGCACCTTTGACAACAGTAAAAATTCCGGTCACTTTGCCTTACTCTTCCTCAAAAAACATGGAACAACCCAACCACCCTGTTTATCTAACACTGAAAACAGACCATACCCTAACCTTAAATGATAAAACTATTTTATTAAAAGATATCAATCCCAGTATTAACACTGCAACAAATGGCAATAAGGAAGAACATATCTTTCTTTATGCGGATACCAAAATTGATTACGGCTCTTTCATTATGGTAATGGATCAACTCCGTGCCGCGGGTTATCATAAAATTTCTTTGGTAAATTTACAAAACAAACAATAA